In Procambarus clarkii isolate CNS0578487 chromosome 13, FALCON_Pclarkii_2.0, whole genome shotgun sequence, the following are encoded in one genomic region:
- the LOC123757361 gene encoding gastrula zinc finger protein XlCGF57.1: MTNPHGCPECGKRFSCLGDIKEHMIVHTGYKPHECAECGKRFNQLGHVQQHMLMHTGDKPHECPECGKRFSLFGNMKSHMVVHTGQKPYECAECGKTFSRLGGMKEHMVVHNGNKPHKCPECGKRFGHLKSMSTHMKLHTGQKPFECAECGKRFSRLGDMKKHIVVHTGDKPHVCPECGKRFTQLGSMKSHKLVHTGQKPFECAECGKRFRERSSIITHMVVHTGDKPHECPECGKKFGHRRSMRSHVISLHPAYKPDMP; the protein is encoded by the coding sequence ATGACGAACCCTCATGGTTGTcccgagtgtgggaaaagattcagctgTCTTGGAGATATTAAAGAACACATGATTGTGCATACAGGgtataaacctcatgagtgtgcagagtgtgggaaaagattcaatcaACTTGGACATGTACAGCAGCACATGCTTATGCATACAGgagataaacctcacgagtgtccagagtgtgggaaaagattcagtcttTTTGGAAATATGAAGTCCCATATGGTTGTGCATACAGGCCAGAAACCTTatgaatgtgccgagtgtgggaaAACATTCAGTCGCCTTGGAGGTATGAAGGAGCATATGGTTGTGCATAATGGGaataaacctcacaagtgtccagagtgtgggaaaagatttggACATCTTAAAAGTATGAGTACACACATGAAGCTTCATACAGGCCAGAAACCATtcgaatgtgccgagtgtgggaaaagattcagccgtcttggagatatgaagaaGCACATTGTTGTGCATACAGGGGATAAACCTCATGTGTGTCCTGAGTGTGGAAAGCGGTTCACTCAACTTGGAAGCATGAAGAGTCACAAGCTGGTGCATACAGGTCAGAAACCTtttgaatgtgctgagtgtgggaaaagattcagagaACGCAGCAGTATAATTACGCACATGGTAGTGCATACtggtgataaacctcacgagtgtccggaGTGTGGAAAAAAATTTGGCCACCGTCGTAGTATGAGAAGTCATGTAATATCATTGCATCCAGCTTATAAACCTGACATGCCTTAG